One Vanessa atalanta chromosome 6, ilVanAtal1.2, whole genome shotgun sequence genomic window carries:
- the LOC125064779 gene encoding uncharacterized protein LOC125064779: MDTESELFSNPCSHNTIDPTGFDITMSALLIGLGAEKYINIFRKHNIGQRTLMELSDEDLIKLGVDDANLRFKLIDEVKNLPIYEETRHTSTTSNLDILEIIDILEESSQHLYRIYLSMMSNTLALKKKKVGDCLIYKDKYASNIAISTLSNMTNILNSMDIALHTQIKVLSRNSKKRRTKKILVGTIGTAIIGMLSLLFVRSLKQL; encoded by the exons ATGGATACTGAAAGTGAGCTATTTTCTAACCCATGCTCACACAACACCATCGATCCAACTGGATTTGACATAACTATGAGTGCATTACTTATCGGATTAGGcgcagaaaaatatattaatatttttag GAAACACAATATTGGACAGCGTACTTTAATGGAATTATCTGATGAAGACTTGATTAAATTAGGAGTCGACGATgccaatttaagatttaaattaattgacgaAGTTAAAAATTTGCCTATTTATGAGGAAACTAGACATAC AAGTACAACTTCAAATTTAGATATATTGGAAATAATTGATATACTAGAGGAAAGTTCTCAACATCTTTATCGgatatatttaagtatgatGTCTAATACATTAGctttaaaaaagaagaaagtAGGCGACTGTttgatttataaagataaatatgcaTCAAATATTGCCATTTCTACATTAAGCAACATGACAAATATCTTGAACTCAATGGATATTGCATTACACActcaaataaaa gttttatCAAGAAATTCAAAAAAAAGAAGAACAAAGAAAATTCTTGTCGGAACAATTGGTACTGCAATTATAGGAATGTTATCTCTTCTCTTTGTTAGATCCTTGAAGcaattatga
- the LOC125064546 gene encoding protein turtle-like isoform X2, which yields MYSICLFVIAFVLLKSLNAQDVITVDAVLGHSAELPCNVTSEKEDDKLNILAWYRNTSTTAFYSRDLRGDGSVMSSGGRYQLVTAESEGLDKLQILSVRASDAGLYHCHADFTGSPTLKTYSQLNVIEPPQRLWVIHENGTRVTTANVGSNTSRNIGPYYVGDTVHLFCVAFGGKPQPSLSWWTEQRLLKDTSTPLSEQRVRSDLIYGPLRREDHGRVLTCFANNNEKTPPLSIDVIIDMYLPPQLVSVRVAEASAEAGASVGAGRVRAGAPLSLQCRVLGSRPLPAIVWRLNDAQLVNLEQNTTIEASQRLVVSEIQLSVTAEHDESHVSCCAPAHRRGAEQFVCAAALPLTVLYPPVLQITVEEEIENNTISVVKGSNVSMNCSYHANPSVYQLIWFHEDDIVVQNTDQTETSILPTLSLSAVSASDAGEYVCAATNDEGSAYSQPVVIDVTYPPYCEDESVIEYGIGDNECLNLTCKIKANPEPTTYYWLLVSEVEGTKLRSNQSVTLETPDPNLVYRRPNGTTTLIYCWGLNGVISNELQQHRCTFMVTDETVPRPPSDCTAFKNLLGEITVTCEEGHDGGLQQKFKFTVNSLDTDDQLVSIINQEPKFMIQAPKQDNYKFVIIAFNDKGESQSVEIDTDSIVDENAVSPETISAVTNITTLALALCGGVALLALAACGLVLCAHERDAPRAAADPPLCAYNTDESNCETYHDSDDGSECNVRRTESFRRAMAKYPPRNYDVQRTSSFHSARYLHDHDAPKYNDIVRHSGNCRVHSLQNISRKREMDVLCDHLVMHLPPETNYNVPKPMNTFYTMPRKMRHKAAKEISDETSEITQASDGFSLPPPPDEFGTYRAATKIRDMPTKSTPTYTTIVRHNSTGKDPTKYNNVIISPMNTVGLPSISGTQNSVYTYPEDDQVTTNPFGDTP from the exons atgtatagtatctgtttgtttgttatagCTTTTGTGTTACTTAAAAGTTTAAACGCTCAGGATGTTATTACAG tggaTGCTGTATTAGGACACAGTGCTGAGCTGCCGTGTAATGTGACTTCCGAGAAGGAAGATGACAAGCTTAATATTTTAGCATGGTATCGAAACACTTCTACAACGGCTTTTTACAG TCGCGATTTACGTGGTGATGGCAGTGTGATGTCCTCGGGCGGTCGGTACCAGTTGGTGACTGCTGAGAGCGAGGGTCTGGATAAGTTACAGATTCTGAGCGTGCGCGCCTCCGACGCGGGTCTCTATCACTGCCACGCCGATTTTACTGGTAGTCCGACACTCAAGACCTACTcacaattaaatgttattg AGCCACCACAAAGATTGTGGGTGATACATGAGAATGGAACACGCGTGACTACTGCCAACGTTGGATCCAACACAAGCAGAAATATTGGCCCGTATTACGTTGGTGACACGGTGCACCTTTTTTGTGTCGCATTTGGAG gtaaaCCACAACCTTCTTTGTCTTGGTGGACGGAACAACGCTTGCTCAAAGATACCTCGACGCCACTCTCTGAGCAGCGCGTGCGCAGTGACCTTATATACGGTCCTCTACGAAGAGAAGACCACGGCAGAGTGCTCACTTGCTTtgctaataataatgaaaagacGCCTCCACTTTCCATTGATGTCATAATCGATATGTACT TACCCCCGCAGCTGGTGTCGGTGCGCGTGGCGGAGGCGAGCGCCGAGGCGGGCGCGAGTGTGGGCGCGGGCCGAGTGCGAGCGGGTGCACCACTGTCGCTGCAATGCCGCGTACTGGGCTCGCGACCTCTGCCCGCAATCGTGTGGAGACTGAACGACGCGCAACTCGTTAACTTGGAGCAGAACACTACA ATCGAGGCTTCACAACGACTGGTGGTCAGTGAGATCCAGCTGAGTGTGACGGCCGAGCACGACGAGTCGCACGTGTCGTGCTGCGCGCCCGCGCACCGACGCGGCGCCGAGCAATTCGTGTGTGCGGCCGCGCTACCTCTGACCGTGCTCT aTCCACCGGTTTTACAAATCACCGTTGAAGAAGAGATAGAAAACAATACGATATCAGTAGTCAAGGGATCGAATGTGTCTATGAACTGCAGTTATCATGCAAATCCGTCTGTGTATCAACTGATTTGGTTCCATGAG GACGACATAGTAGTTCAGAATACAGATCAAACTGAAACGTCAATCCTGCCGACGTTGAGCCTGTCGGCGGTGAGCGCGAGTGACGCGGGCGAGTACGTGTGCGCCGCCACCAACGACGAGGGCTCCGCCTACAGCCAGCCCGTCGTTATCGACGTCACTT atcCACCATATTGTGAAGACGAAAGTGTAATAGAATATGGGATTGGCGACAACGAATGTCTTAACTTGACATGTAAAATTAAAGCTAACCCAGAACCAACGACCTATTACTGGCTGCTGGTGAGCGAAGTAGAGGGCACCAAGCTGAGAAGCAACCAATCTGTAACATTAGAAACACCCGATCCAAACTTAGTATACAGAAGACCAAACGGAACAACga CTCTAATATATTGCTGGGGCCTAAATGGAGTGATCTCGAACGAGCTGCAGCAGCACAGGTGTACGTTTATGGTCACGGATGAAACCGTACCACGACCACCATCCGATTGCACGGCTTTTAAGAACCTTTTGGGTGAAATCACGGTAACTTGTGAGGAGGGTCATGACGGAGGGTTGCAACAG AAATTCAAATTCACAGTGAATTCTTTGGATACTGATGACCAACTCGTATCGATCATCAACCAAGAACCGAAGTTTATGATACAAGCACCAAAGCAAGATAACTATAAGTTTGTGATCATTGCATTTAATGACAAAGGAGAAAGTCAGAGTGTTGAAATCGACACGGACAGTATAGTCGATGAAAATGCAG TGTCCCCGGAGACGATCAGCGCGGTGACGAACATCACGACGCTGGCCCTGGCGCTGTGCGGCGGCGTGGCGCTGCTGGCGCTGGCGGCGTGCGGCCTCGTGCTGTGCGCGCACGAGAGGGACGctccgcgcgccgccgccgacCCGCCGCTGTGCGCCTACAACACAGACG aatcaaACTGTGAAACATATCACGACAGTGACGACGGCAGCGAGTGCAATGTGCGACGCACGGAATCCTTCAGAAGAGCCATGGCCAAATATCCTCCGAGGAATTACGACGTTCAGAGAACGAGTTCGTTCCACTCGGCGCGGTACTTGCACGACCACGACGCGCCGAAGTATAACGACATAGTGCGACACAGCGGCAACTGCAGGGTGCACTCGCTGCAGAACATCAGTAGAAAAAGGGAAATGGACGTCCTATGTGACCACTTGGTAATGCATCTACCGCCCGAAACCAACTACAATGTGCCAAAACCG atgAACACATTTTACACGATGCCACGTAAGATGCGTCACAAGGCCGCCAAGGAAATAAGCGACGAAACGTCAGAAATAACTCAAGCCTCCGACGGATTTTCCCTCCCACCTCCGCCAGACGAGTTCGGTACCTACCGGGCAGCGACGAAGATCAGAGACATGCCCACTAAGTCAACACCAACATACACAACAATCGTACGGCACAACTCGACGGGAAAAGATCCAACTAAGTACAACAACGTCATTATCTCTCCGATGAATACAGTGGGTTTGCCTAGTATTAGCGGAACACAGAATAGCGTATACACATACCCAGAAGACGATCAGGTAACTACGAATCCATTTGGTGATACACCGTAG
- the LOC125064546 gene encoding protein turtle-like isoform X1: MYSICLFVIAFVLLKSLNAQDVITVDAVLGHSAELPCNVTSEKEDDKLNILAWYRNTSTTAFYSSRDLRGDGSVMSSGGRYQLVTAESEGLDKLQILSVRASDAGLYHCHADFTGSPTLKTYSQLNVIEPPQRLWVIHENGTRVTTANVGSNTSRNIGPYYVGDTVHLFCVAFGGKPQPSLSWWTEQRLLKDTSTPLSEQRVRSDLIYGPLRREDHGRVLTCFANNNEKTPPLSIDVIIDMYLPPQLVSVRVAEASAEAGASVGAGRVRAGAPLSLQCRVLGSRPLPAIVWRLNDAQLVNLEQNTTIEASQRLVVSEIQLSVTAEHDESHVSCCAPAHRRGAEQFVCAAALPLTVLYPPVLQITVEEEIENNTISVVKGSNVSMNCSYHANPSVYQLIWFHEDDIVVQNTDQTETSILPTLSLSAVSASDAGEYVCAATNDEGSAYSQPVVIDVTYPPYCEDESVIEYGIGDNECLNLTCKIKANPEPTTYYWLLVSEVEGTKLRSNQSVTLETPDPNLVYRRPNGTTTLIYCWGLNGVISNELQQHRCTFMVTDETVPRPPSDCTAFKNLLGEITVTCEEGHDGGLQQKFKFTVNSLDTDDQLVSIINQEPKFMIQAPKQDNYKFVIIAFNDKGESQSVEIDTDSIVDENAVSPETISAVTNITTLALALCGGVALLALAACGLVLCAHERDAPRAAADPPLCAYNTDESNCETYHDSDDGSECNVRRTESFRRAMAKYPPRNYDVQRTSSFHSARYLHDHDAPKYNDIVRHSGNCRVHSLQNISRKREMDVLCDHLVMHLPPETNYNVPKPMNTFYTMPRKMRHKAAKEISDETSEITQASDGFSLPPPPDEFGTYRAATKIRDMPTKSTPTYTTIVRHNSTGKDPTKYNNVIISPMNTVGLPSISGTQNSVYTYPEDDQVTTNPFGDTP; this comes from the exons atgtatagtatctgtttgtttgttatagCTTTTGTGTTACTTAAAAGTTTAAACGCTCAGGATGTTATTACAG tggaTGCTGTATTAGGACACAGTGCTGAGCTGCCGTGTAATGTGACTTCCGAGAAGGAAGATGACAAGCTTAATATTTTAGCATGGTATCGAAACACTTCTACAACGGCTTTTTACAG CAGTCGCGATTTACGTGGTGATGGCAGTGTGATGTCCTCGGGCGGTCGGTACCAGTTGGTGACTGCTGAGAGCGAGGGTCTGGATAAGTTACAGATTCTGAGCGTGCGCGCCTCCGACGCGGGTCTCTATCACTGCCACGCCGATTTTACTGGTAGTCCGACACTCAAGACCTACTcacaattaaatgttattg AGCCACCACAAAGATTGTGGGTGATACATGAGAATGGAACACGCGTGACTACTGCCAACGTTGGATCCAACACAAGCAGAAATATTGGCCCGTATTACGTTGGTGACACGGTGCACCTTTTTTGTGTCGCATTTGGAG gtaaaCCACAACCTTCTTTGTCTTGGTGGACGGAACAACGCTTGCTCAAAGATACCTCGACGCCACTCTCTGAGCAGCGCGTGCGCAGTGACCTTATATACGGTCCTCTACGAAGAGAAGACCACGGCAGAGTGCTCACTTGCTTtgctaataataatgaaaagacGCCTCCACTTTCCATTGATGTCATAATCGATATGTACT TACCCCCGCAGCTGGTGTCGGTGCGCGTGGCGGAGGCGAGCGCCGAGGCGGGCGCGAGTGTGGGCGCGGGCCGAGTGCGAGCGGGTGCACCACTGTCGCTGCAATGCCGCGTACTGGGCTCGCGACCTCTGCCCGCAATCGTGTGGAGACTGAACGACGCGCAACTCGTTAACTTGGAGCAGAACACTACA ATCGAGGCTTCACAACGACTGGTGGTCAGTGAGATCCAGCTGAGTGTGACGGCCGAGCACGACGAGTCGCACGTGTCGTGCTGCGCGCCCGCGCACCGACGCGGCGCCGAGCAATTCGTGTGTGCGGCCGCGCTACCTCTGACCGTGCTCT aTCCACCGGTTTTACAAATCACCGTTGAAGAAGAGATAGAAAACAATACGATATCAGTAGTCAAGGGATCGAATGTGTCTATGAACTGCAGTTATCATGCAAATCCGTCTGTGTATCAACTGATTTGGTTCCATGAG GACGACATAGTAGTTCAGAATACAGATCAAACTGAAACGTCAATCCTGCCGACGTTGAGCCTGTCGGCGGTGAGCGCGAGTGACGCGGGCGAGTACGTGTGCGCCGCCACCAACGACGAGGGCTCCGCCTACAGCCAGCCCGTCGTTATCGACGTCACTT atcCACCATATTGTGAAGACGAAAGTGTAATAGAATATGGGATTGGCGACAACGAATGTCTTAACTTGACATGTAAAATTAAAGCTAACCCAGAACCAACGACCTATTACTGGCTGCTGGTGAGCGAAGTAGAGGGCACCAAGCTGAGAAGCAACCAATCTGTAACATTAGAAACACCCGATCCAAACTTAGTATACAGAAGACCAAACGGAACAACga CTCTAATATATTGCTGGGGCCTAAATGGAGTGATCTCGAACGAGCTGCAGCAGCACAGGTGTACGTTTATGGTCACGGATGAAACCGTACCACGACCACCATCCGATTGCACGGCTTTTAAGAACCTTTTGGGTGAAATCACGGTAACTTGTGAGGAGGGTCATGACGGAGGGTTGCAACAG AAATTCAAATTCACAGTGAATTCTTTGGATACTGATGACCAACTCGTATCGATCATCAACCAAGAACCGAAGTTTATGATACAAGCACCAAAGCAAGATAACTATAAGTTTGTGATCATTGCATTTAATGACAAAGGAGAAAGTCAGAGTGTTGAAATCGACACGGACAGTATAGTCGATGAAAATGCAG TGTCCCCGGAGACGATCAGCGCGGTGACGAACATCACGACGCTGGCCCTGGCGCTGTGCGGCGGCGTGGCGCTGCTGGCGCTGGCGGCGTGCGGCCTCGTGCTGTGCGCGCACGAGAGGGACGctccgcgcgccgccgccgacCCGCCGCTGTGCGCCTACAACACAGACG aatcaaACTGTGAAACATATCACGACAGTGACGACGGCAGCGAGTGCAATGTGCGACGCACGGAATCCTTCAGAAGAGCCATGGCCAAATATCCTCCGAGGAATTACGACGTTCAGAGAACGAGTTCGTTCCACTCGGCGCGGTACTTGCACGACCACGACGCGCCGAAGTATAACGACATAGTGCGACACAGCGGCAACTGCAGGGTGCACTCGCTGCAGAACATCAGTAGAAAAAGGGAAATGGACGTCCTATGTGACCACTTGGTAATGCATCTACCGCCCGAAACCAACTACAATGTGCCAAAACCG atgAACACATTTTACACGATGCCACGTAAGATGCGTCACAAGGCCGCCAAGGAAATAAGCGACGAAACGTCAGAAATAACTCAAGCCTCCGACGGATTTTCCCTCCCACCTCCGCCAGACGAGTTCGGTACCTACCGGGCAGCGACGAAGATCAGAGACATGCCCACTAAGTCAACACCAACATACACAACAATCGTACGGCACAACTCGACGGGAAAAGATCCAACTAAGTACAACAACGTCATTATCTCTCCGATGAATACAGTGGGTTTGCCTAGTATTAGCGGAACACAGAATAGCGTATACACATACCCAGAAGACGATCAGGTAACTACGAATCCATTTGGTGATACACCGTAG